Proteins from one Luteibaculum oceani genomic window:
- a CDS encoding oligosaccharide flippase family protein, which produces MRAKFLSNLFLLLILNLIVKPFWLLGVDREVQNVLGPEQYGTYFALLNFSILFSALLDFGVSAYNNRNIAQHQFLLSKYFPKLITIKLALAFLYTLVMLVLAFILGYKEDVIQLLLVLALNQVLISLILFLRSNLTALLLFKKDSVISVADKVLLILFCGGLLLYKDGVYLSIWSFILAQTVAYGLSALLAFLFLWGQMRLKRPSFNTQSYIAIIKESYPYAILVLLMALYSRTDALMLERLLPNGATQAGIYAQGYRILEAFSMIAYLFSTLLLPLFAKMLKQRSDVSDLVQSALKLLYVFSIGVSITCFLFSGLIINLLYEQDTQQSIEVFGFLIFSLIPIALTYIFGTLLTAGGKLRFLNQMAVGGVVLNLILNFILIPKYQASGAVVATLFTQGITAAVQLIMCFKYYPLKLEASLKWKLIVFPVLVVLIGLFVQSLEFHLWSVVLMLGGVLALGVIMGLLNPKAVVQLVKSRDK; this is translated from the coding sequence ATGCGAGCGAAGTTTTTATCCAATCTTTTTTTATTGCTCATTCTAAACCTAATTGTAAAGCCGTTTTGGCTGTTAGGGGTAGATAGAGAGGTGCAAAATGTATTGGGTCCAGAGCAATACGGAACCTATTTCGCCCTGCTAAATTTTTCCATTCTTTTTAGTGCGCTTTTAGATTTTGGGGTTTCTGCCTACAACAATAGAAATATTGCCCAGCACCAGTTTTTGCTGAGTAAGTATTTCCCCAAGCTCATTACCATAAAGCTGGCTCTTGCCTTTTTGTACACCCTTGTAATGCTGGTTTTGGCATTCATTTTAGGGTATAAGGAGGATGTCATCCAACTGCTGTTGGTTCTCGCTTTAAATCAGGTATTAATTTCTCTGATACTTTTTCTTAGATCTAACCTTACGGCCTTGCTGCTATTTAAAAAGGACAGTGTAATTTCTGTTGCCGATAAGGTGTTACTCATTTTATTTTGTGGAGGGCTGCTACTGTATAAAGATGGAGTTTACCTGAGTATTTGGTCCTTTATTTTGGCGCAAACTGTGGCGTATGGATTAAGTGCGCTACTGGCTTTCTTATTTCTATGGGGGCAAATGCGCTTAAAACGTCCCAGCTTTAATACCCAGTCATACATCGCCATAATTAAGGAAAGCTATCCCTACGCAATTTTGGTTCTCCTTATGGCATTGTATTCCCGAACCGATGCATTGATGCTAGAGCGTCTATTGCCCAATGGCGCAACGCAGGCTGGAATTTACGCCCAGGGATACAGAATTCTAGAGGCTTTTAGCATGATAGCCTATTTGTTTTCCACCCTGTTGCTACCCCTTTTTGCCAAAATGCTAAAACAACGCTCCGATGTGTCTGATTTGGTACAAAGCGCATTAAAGCTGCTTTATGTTTTTAGTATAGGCGTTTCCATTACCTGCTTTTTGTTTTCGGGGTTAATTATTAATCTCCTTTACGAGCAGGATACCCAACAATCGATTGAGGTATTTGGCTTTTTAATATTCTCACTGATCCCAATAGCCTTAACCTACATTTTTGGAACGCTGTTAACCGCTGGAGGTAAGCTCAGGTTTTTAAATCAAATGGCCGTAGGTGGAGTGGTGCTCAACCTGATTTTGAATTTCATTTTAATTCCAAAGTATCAGGCTTCAGGTGCCGTAGTTGCCACCTTGTTTACGCAGGGAATAACGGCTGCCGTTCAGCTTATTATGTGTTTTAAGTACTACCCATTAAAGTTAGAGGCATCGTTAAAGTGGAAACTGATCGTTTTCCCTGTTCTAGTAGTACTTATTGGACTTTTTGTTCAATCGCTTGAATTTCACCTTTGGTCGGTAGTGCTCATGCTTGGTGGAGTATTGGCGTTGGGGGTAATTATGGGACTTCTAAATCCAAAAGCTGTAGTACAGCTGGTAAAAAGCAGGGACAAATAA